A window of Fragaria vesca subsp. vesca linkage group LG7, FraVesHawaii_1.0, whole genome shotgun sequence contains these coding sequences:
- the LOC101310463 gene encoding protein ODORANT1-like yields the protein MGRQPCCDKLGVKKGPWTAEEDKKLVNFILTHGQCCWRAVPKLAGLRRCGKSCRLRWTNYLRPDLKRGLLNEAEEQLVIDLHASLGNRWSKIAARLPGRTDNEIKNHWNTHIKKKLIKMGIDPITHVPLQKQVTTTPQETPCEANIQQSVNIPEHGVSGNENGSSATENSTSNEAQSLIEADANVEDDPLVSYILSDTFLEDWSWSFPAVEDGYNDLGLSSTSSEDSSSAWFMDCKDFGVEDFELGNCIN from the exons ATGGGCAGGCAACCTTGTTGTGACAAGCTTGGTGTCAAGAAAGGTCCATGGACCGCCGAGGAGGACAAGAAATTGGTGAATTTCATCCTCACTCACGGTCAATGCTGCTGGCGCGCAGTCCCCAAGCTCGCCGGCCTGCGTCGCTGCGGCAAGAGCTGCCGCCTCCGCTGGACTAATTATCTGCGGCCTGACTTGAAGCGAGGGCTACTCAATGAAGCTGAGGAGCAGCTTGTTATTGACCTCCATGCTAGTCTTGGCAATAG GTGGTCAAAAATTGCAGCAAGATTGCCTGGCAGAACAGACAATGAGATCAAGAATCACTGGAATACACACATCAAGAAAAAACTTATTAAGATGGGGATTGATCCAATTACTCATGTGCCTCTCCAAAAACAAGTCACTACAACCCCACAAGAAACGCCTTGTGAAGCCAATATTCAACAAAGTGTGAACATACCGGAGCACGGAGTCTCCGGCAACGAAAATGGCAGCTCTGCAACTGAGAATTCCACGAGCAATGAAGCTCAATCACTAATTGAGGCCGATGCTAACGTTGAAGATGACCCTTTGGTGAGTTACATATTATCTGATACGTTTCTAGAGGATTGGTCATGGAGTTTTCCAGCTGTGGAAGACGGTTACAATGATCTTGGCTTGTCTTCAACTTCATCAGAGGATAGCTCGTCAGCTTGGTTTATGGATTGTAAGGATTTTGGGGTTGAAGATTTCGAGCTTGGAAATTGTATCAATTAA
- the LOC101310165 gene encoding putative disease resistance protein At3g14460-like: MNVWPREIWIENCDKLEVAQLARDMMHTSNLEDLTIDYFEGLTTTTSFPTNLTSLEIDKIKNCKALMESQGLQRLTSLRELDLRGEDDGGLVSFPPAAENSKETEILLPRSLVDLDIGFFPNLKKLSKGFQFLTSLELLSILSCPKLTTLPVEEGLPLSLERLYIDNCPLLEQRYKGRYRHKIAHIPCVETNGEDI; encoded by the coding sequence ATGAATGTATGGCCAAGAGAGATATGGATCGAAAATTGCGATAAATTGGAGGTGGCACAGTTGGCGAGAGACATGATGCACACCAGTAATCTTGAAGATCTGACAATTGATTACTTTGAAGGTTTGACAACTACAACTTCCTTCCCCACCAACCTAACATCACTGGAAATTGACAAGATCAAGAATTGTAAGGCGCTGATGGAATCTCAAGGGTTGCAGAGACTCACCTCTTTGAGAGAATTGGATCTGAGGGGTGAAGATGATGGAGGTCTGGTGTCATTTCCACCTGCGGCTGAGAATTCAAAGGAGACGGAGATACTGCTCCCCAGATCTCTTGTTGATTTGGACATTGGATTCTTCCCAAATCTAAAGAAACTGAGCAAGGGCTTTCAATTCCTCACCTCTCTTGAACTTCTTTCCATCCTCAGCTGTCCGAAGCTTACAACCCTTCCAGTGGAGGAAGGCCTGCCTCTTTCACTTGAGCGACTTTATATTGACAACTGTCCTCTACTTGAACAGAGATACAAAGGACGATACCGGCACAAGATAGCACACATCCCTTGCGTAGAAACTAATGGCGAAGACATATAA
- the LOC101313856 gene encoding uncharacterized protein LOC101313856 has translation MSSDPNPKPPHPTSAADTNADPAAASSPTHASPSRAKLRKIPPIPIRRSPRHLAEVNEESEEEEEGDDDEDDDDDEDEDDFRERRETTPILLAASLGLNHIRTRSAPSPLRFSSSACGGPLTLAEESNHMNYTVKAKPQPVKFVNSNQSKSLKIPSPLNPVSEGSHAGLTKEMQSPRFQAILRVTSGRKKRTPDIKSFSHELDSKGVRPFPVWKSRAFGHMEEVLVALRARFERLKDEVDVDLGAFAGDLVGILEKSSESHPEWKEDFEDLLIVARQCAKMSANEFWIKCEAIVQKLDDRRQELPMGALKQAHTRLLFILTRCTRLVQFQKESGYEEEHVLSLHQLSDLGVYPEQIMDGAERKVKDANEKLKKSREQERASGADAVEVSTAKSVESTSSYRMSSWKKLPSAAEKKQKDADAASTPSTDKSERLQGKDKTKTCGDYLTENLDTPSSPHEHLEMSTSAQTVSWVTIGEQNVTYDNLMICRICEVEIPTVHVEEHSRICTIADRCDLKGLTVNERLERVAEALERIMESRIPKNVDSQETSFDVTKVYPSTLHEDFDAKKKKNNHENLELKQNDLLPRYPEDMLDCVPDADNSFVMEDLNIMSDMSCEARSALTPEQGTRTSSAGSSTPRSPLLTPRTTHIEMLLSGRGTLPELENCQQIHKLLDIARSVANVSHCNYSALEYMLEQLEDLKYAIQDRKVDALVVETFGRRIEKLLQEKYVHLCGQIEDEKLDASNGMADEESSVEDDTVRSLRTSPMNPSKDRTSIEDFEIIKPISRGAFGRVFLARKRATGDLFAIKVLKKADMIRKNAVESILAERNILILVRNPFVVRFFYSFTCRENLYLVMEYLNGGDLYSLLRNLGCLDEDMARVYIAEVVLALEYLHSLNVIHRDLKPDNLLIGQDGHIKLTDFGLSKVGLISSTDDLSGPSVGDTCFVGDDEPKSPSSSERSERQKHSVVGTPDYLAPEILLGMGHSATADWWSVGVILFELLVGLPPFNAEHPQKIFNNIINRDIPWPKVPEEMSKEAYDLIDQLLTENPVQRLGATGAREVKQHIFFKDINWDTLARQKAMFIPSTDAHDTSYFMSRYIWNPEDEHVIGGSDFDDLTDTCSSGSYIQDEDGDECGSLADFSAPALDVQYSFSNFSFKNLSQLASINYDLVVKTKESPDASKSSVP, from the exons ATGTCGAGCGATCCGAATCCAAAGCCACCGCATCCCACCTCAGCCGCCGACACCAACGCTGACCCCGCCGCCGCGTCGTCTCCGACTCATGCTTCTCCGTCCAGAGCCAAGCTCCGTAAGATTCCTCCCATCCCGATTCGCCGGAGCCCTAGGCATCTGGCCGAGGTTAACGAAGAGAGCGAAGAAGAAGAAGAAGGAGACGACGACGAAGATGACGACGACGACGAAGACGAAGACGATTTCAGGGAGCGGAGAGAGACCACGCCGATCCTATTGGCGGCGTCGCTAGGGCTCAATCACATCAGGACTCGATCGGCGCCGTCGCCGCTTCGATTCTCCTCCTCCGCCTGCGGCGGGCCTCTAACTCTCGCCGAGGAATCGAATCATATGAACTACACGGTCAAGGCAAAGCCCCAACCAG TGAAATTTGTGAACTCGAATCAATCAAAATCGCTGAAAATTCCATCACCGCTCAATCCTGTGTCTGAG GGTAGTCATGCCGGTCTTACAAAGGAAATGCAGTCCCCTCGGTTTCAGGCGATACTGCGAGTTACGAGTGGACGAAAGAAGAGAACACCTGACATCAAGAGTTTCTCTCATGAACTTGATTCCAAAGGAGTTCGACCATTTCCTGTGTGGAAGTCCCGTGCATTCGGGCATATGGAG GAGGTTTTGGTGGCGCTCAGGGCAAGATTTGAGAGGTTAAAGGATGAGGTTGATGTTGATTTAGGTGCATTTGCGGGTGATTTGGTGGGTATACTTGAGAAGTCTTCTGAGTCTCACCCTGAGTGGAAAGAGGATTTTGAGGATTTGCTAATTGTTGCACGGCAGTGTGCAAAGATGTCTGCTAACGAATTTTGGATCAAGTGTGAAGCCATTGTACAGAAGTTGGATGACCGGCGTCAAGAGCTACCAATGGGGGCCCTGAAACAAGCACATACTCGTCTTCTTTTCATTCTTACTCGGTGCACACGGCTTGTGCAGTTCCAGAAAGAGAGTGGTTATGAGGAAGAGCACGTTCTTAGTCTTCACCAGCTCAGTGACCTTGGTGTTTACCCGGAACAGATTATGGATGGTGCAGAACGGAAGGTGAAAGATGCAAATGAGAAGCTTAAGAAGTCTCGTGAGCAAGAAAGAGCTAGTGGAGCTGATGCTGTGGAGGTTAGCACTGCCAAGAGTGTTGAATCTACTAGTAGCTATAGGATGTCATCTTGGAAAAAACTTCCATCCGCTGCTGAGAAAAAGCAGAAAGATGCTGATGCTGCTAGTACACCATCTACGGACAAATCAGAACGTTTGCAAGGAAAAGATAAAACAAAAACTTGTGGCGACTACCTTACTGAGAATCTGGATACTCCATCATCCCCTCATGAACACTTAGAGATGTCCACAAGTGCACAAACAGTATCTTGGGTAACAATTGGGGAGCAAAATGTTACGTATGATAATTTGATGATCTGTCGGATATGTGAGGTTGAAATACCAACTGTACATGTAGAGGAGCACTCTCGAATATGTACAATTGCTGACAGATGTGACTTGAAGGGCTTAACTGTGAATGAAAGACTTGAAAGAGTTGCTGAAGCTCTTGAAAGGATAATGGAATCTCGGATACCAAAAAATGTTGATTCACAAGAGACAAGTTTTGATGTCACAAAAGTGTATCCATCAACTCTCCATGAAGATTTTGATGCCAAAAAGAAAAAAAACAACCATGAAAATTTAGAACTCAAACAAAATGACTTGCTTCCTCGTTACCCTGAAGACATGCTTGATTGTGTTCCTGATGCCGACAATTCTTTTGTCATGGAAGATCTTAATATTATGTCTGACATGTCATGTGAAGCACGTTCTGCTTTGACACCTGAACAAGGCACCAGAACCTCATCCGCAGGAAGCTCCACGCCAAGATCACCACTTTTAACACCTAGAACCACTCATATTGAGATGCTGTTGAGTGGAAGGGGAACATTACCAGAACTCGAGAATTGTCAGCAG ATACACAAACTACTGGATATCGCTCGTTCTGTTGCAAATGTTAGCCATTGCAACTACAGTGCATTGGAATATATGCTTGAACAACTAGAAGACCTAAAATATGCTATCCAGGACAGGAAGGTGGATGCCCTTGTTGTAGAGACTTTTGGTAGACGCATTGAAAAATTATTGCA GGAAAAATATGTACATCTTTGTGGGCAGATAGAAGATGAGAAATTGGATGCATCAAATGGTATGGCAGACGAAGAAAGTTCAGTGGAAGATGATACAGTTCGTAGTCTACGTACCAGCCCCATGAATCCATCTAAGGATCGAACATCAATTGAAGATTTTGAAATAATAAAGCCTATAAGCAGGGGTGCATTTGGACGAGTTTTTCTTGCCAGAAAACGAGCGACTGGTGATCTATTTGCTATTAAG GTATTAAAAAAGGCTGATATGATTCGTAAGAATGCAGTTGAAAGTATTTTGGCAGAGCGTAACATCCTTATATTGGTTCGCAATCCTTTTGTG GTCCGATTTTTCTATTCCTTCACATGCAGGGAAAATCTTTATCTTGTCATGGAATACTTAAATGGTGGAGATCTTTACTCTTTATTGAGAAATCTAGGCTGCTTAGATGAAGATATGGCCCGTGTATATATTGCAGAAGTT GTTCTTGCTTTGGAGTATCTACATTCATTAAATGTTATTCATAGAGACTTAAAGCCAGACAACTTGTTGATTGGTCAAGATGGTCACATCAAG TTGACAGATTTCGGGCTCTCCAAGGTTGGTCTAATCAGCAGCACTGATGACTTATCAGGTCCATCAGTTGGTGATACTTGTTTTGTAGGAGATGATGAACCGAAAAGTCCATCTTCATCTGAGAGGTCAGAGCGCCAAAAACACTCAGTTGTTGGCACCCCCGATTATTTGGCACCTGAAATACTTCTTGGCATGGGACATAGTGCAACTGCTGATTGGTGGTCTGTGGGTGTTATACTTTTCGAGCTACTTGTTGGCCTTCCACCATTCAATGCAGAACATCCTCAG AAAATTTTCAATAATATAATAAACAGAGATATCCCCTGGCCTAAGGTACCTGAGGAGATGAGCAAAGAAGCATATGACTTAATTGACCA ATTACTGACTGAAAACCCAGTTCAAAGACTTGGAGCAACAGGTGCTAGGGAG GTTAAGCAACATATTTTTTTCAAGGATATAAACTGGGATACACTAGCTAGGCAGAAG GCTATGTTCATACCTTCAACGGATGCACATGACACAAGTTATTTCATGAGCCGGTACATATGGAATCCAGAAGATGAGCATGTTATTGGAGGCAGTGACTTTGATGACCTGACTGATACTTGCAGCAGTGGTTCATATATTCAAGATGAAGAC GGGGATGAGTGCGGTAGTTTGGCAGACTTCAGTGCTCCAGCCCTCGACGTGCAGTACTCATTTAGTAACTTCTCATTTAAG AACTTGTCTCAGCTGGCTTCCATCAATTACGATCTTGTAGTGAAGACCAAGGAATCACCAGACGCCTCCAAGTCATCTGTTCCATGA